One Aquisalimonas asiatica DNA window includes the following coding sequences:
- a CDS encoding ABC transporter ATP-binding protein, with amino-acid sequence MASENPVIESRDLTIQFGGHVAVNQVSCAFYPGTLTSIVGPNGAGKTTWFNLISGQLRPTSGQVLLHGEDISRLPAPTRADKGLGRAFQLTNLFPNLTVLENTRLAVASRYNIGYNFWHMAARRQDITDRAMDYLRQVRLEHRADAIANGLPHGDQRKLEVGLLLALEPEVFMFDEPTAGMSVDEVPIILGLIADIKARQDKVVLLVEHKMDVVRSLSDRIVVLHNGELVADGEPAEVIASPVVQEAYLGVAQDETEQV; translated from the coding sequence ATGGCATCGGAAAATCCCGTTATCGAGTCCCGGGATCTGACTATCCAGTTTGGTGGTCATGTGGCCGTCAATCAGGTCTCCTGCGCGTTCTATCCCGGCACCCTGACCTCCATTGTCGGGCCCAACGGCGCCGGCAAGACCACCTGGTTCAATCTGATCTCCGGGCAGCTCAGGCCCACCAGTGGGCAGGTTCTGCTGCATGGTGAGGATATCTCCCGCCTGCCGGCGCCGACCCGGGCGGACAAGGGGCTGGGGCGCGCGTTTCAGCTCACCAACCTGTTCCCGAACCTGACCGTGCTGGAGAACACCCGCCTGGCCGTCGCCTCGCGCTACAACATTGGCTACAACTTCTGGCACATGGCCGCCCGCCGTCAGGACATCACCGACAGGGCCATGGACTACCTCAGGCAGGTCCGGCTCGAGCACCGGGCCGACGCCATTGCCAACGGTCTTCCCCACGGTGACCAGCGCAAGCTGGAGGTCGGCCTGCTACTCGCGCTGGAGCCGGAGGTGTTCATGTTCGACGAGCCCACCGCCGGCATGAGCGTGGACGAGGTCCCGATCATTCTGGGCCTGATCGCCGACATCAAGGCGCGACAGGACAAGGTCGTGCTGCTGGTGGAGCACAAGATGGACGTGGTGCGCAGCCTCTCCGATCGCATCGTCGTGCTGCACAACGGCGAGCTGGTTGCCGACGGCGAGCCGGCCGAGGTGATCGCCTCGCCGGTGGTCCAGGAGGCCTACCTCGGGGTCGCGCAGGACGAAACGGAGCAGGTGTGA
- a CDS encoding branched-chain amino acid ABC transporter permease yields MTTETSVLQDTRPTPGVRQRLAAFRQGYPHFFLLGLLVGVMLILALVPYQLVAGPWLRAGEDVPYLIQYFRMGTTTWFVLTVSGMAMGLLIFIMSSGMTLTFGLMSVLNLGHGGFISFGAFCGATVVVYFSAWGASGNLFLTIAVLMLACFYAMLITGALGVFFERVVIKPVYGDHLKQILVTIGGAIILMELIHVIWGASDVPVPRPQLLRGAVIIDQAVPFIGGAAIEIYRLMAVIVGLILYGLMLLIINKTKVGVLIRAGVESREMVEVQGYRINLLFLAVFVAGSALAGLGGAMWGMYEQIVNAHMGEHLMIMVIVVIILGGLGSITGCFYGAILVGLINLYVGYLEPRLAGIATVGLMVAVLMWRPQGLIPVLRH; encoded by the coding sequence ATGACCACAGAAACAAGCGTGTTGCAGGACACCCGGCCAACGCCGGGAGTGCGGCAGCGGCTGGCGGCGTTCCGCCAGGGGTACCCGCATTTCTTCCTGCTCGGGCTCCTGGTGGGCGTCATGCTGATCCTGGCGCTGGTGCCGTATCAGCTGGTTGCCGGGCCGTGGCTGCGTGCCGGCGAGGATGTGCCGTACCTGATCCAGTACTTCCGCATGGGCACCACCACGTGGTTCGTGCTCACGGTCAGCGGCATGGCCATGGGGCTGCTGATCTTCATCATGTCCTCGGGCATGACCCTGACCTTCGGGCTCATGAGCGTGCTCAACCTGGGGCATGGTGGCTTCATCTCGTTCGGCGCCTTCTGCGGCGCCACCGTGGTCGTCTACTTTTCGGCCTGGGGGGCGAGCGGCAACCTGTTTCTCACCATCGCCGTCCTGATGCTGGCGTGCTTCTACGCCATGCTGATCACCGGCGCCCTGGGGGTGTTCTTCGAGCGGGTCGTGATCAAGCCCGTTTACGGCGATCACCTCAAGCAGATTCTCGTGACCATCGGCGGTGCCATCATCCTGATGGAGCTCATTCACGTGATCTGGGGCGCGAGCGATGTGCCGGTTCCCCGGCCACAGCTGTTGCGCGGTGCCGTGATCATCGATCAGGCGGTCCCGTTCATCGGCGGTGCAGCCATCGAGATCTACCGGCTCATGGCGGTGATCGTGGGGTTGATCCTCTACGGCCTGATGCTGCTGATCATCAACAAGACCAAGGTCGGCGTGCTGATCCGTGCGGGCGTGGAAAGCCGCGAGATGGTCGAGGTCCAGGGCTACCGCATCAACCTGCTGTTCCTGGCCGTGTTCGTCGCGGGCTCGGCGCTGGCCGGCCTGGGCGGCGCCATGTGGGGCATGTACGAGCAGATCGTCAATGCGCACATGGGTGAGCACCTCATGATCATGGTGATCGTGGTCATCATCCTCGGCGGCCTCGGCTCCATCACCGGCTGTTTCTACGGCGCCATCCTGGTGGGCCTCATCAATCTCTACGTGGGGTACCTGGAGCCGCGGCTCGCGGGGATTGCCACCGTGGGGTTGATGGTGGCCGTGCTCATGTGGCGGCCGCAGGGCCTGATTCCGGTGCTCCGGCACTGA
- a CDS encoding ABC transporter ATP-binding protein, which yields MAEPLMKLSGVHADIGQYHILHGVDLELPRGELTVLLGRNGAGKSTTLRTIMGLTDVPRGRVEFKGEDITGWPTPRIARSGIAFVPEDMGIFQLLSVRENLDLAAASGPIDKERLEWVFGLFPALKKFWQTDAGNLSGGQKQMLAIARAIIEPRELLLVDEPTKGLAPSIINDLRDAFRELKDQEATILLVEQNFNFARALGQTVAVMDDGRVVHAGSMAALAEDDALQQDLLGLSLGAHQ from the coding sequence ATGGCTGAGCCATTGATGAAACTGTCCGGCGTCCATGCGGACATCGGCCAGTACCACATTCTCCACGGCGTTGATCTCGAACTGCCGAGGGGGGAGCTGACGGTATTGCTGGGGCGCAACGGCGCCGGCAAGAGCACCACACTGCGCACGATCATGGGCCTCACTGACGTGCCGCGCGGGCGCGTCGAATTCAAGGGCGAGGACATCACCGGGTGGCCGACCCCGCGCATTGCCCGCAGTGGCATCGCCTTCGTGCCCGAGGACATGGGCATCTTCCAGCTCCTGTCCGTGCGCGAGAATCTCGATCTGGCCGCGGCCAGCGGACCCATCGACAAGGAGCGCCTGGAATGGGTGTTCGGGCTGTTTCCGGCGCTGAAGAAGTTCTGGCAGACCGACGCCGGCAACCTGTCCGGCGGCCAGAAGCAGATGCTCGCCATCGCCCGCGCCATCATCGAGCCGCGGGAGCTGCTGCTGGTGGACGAGCCCACGAAGGGGCTGGCGCCCTCGATCATCAACGACCTGCGTGACGCCTTCCGCGAGCTCAAGGACCAGGAGGCGACCATCCTGCTCGTGGAACAGAACTTCAATTTCGCCCGTGCGCTGGGCCAGACCGTGGCGGTCATGGACGACGGCCGGGTCGTGCATGCCGGCAGCATGGCGGCCCTGGCCGAAGACGACGCCCTGCAGCAGGACCTGCTGGGGCTGAGTCTGGGCGCGCACCAGTAG
- a CDS encoding substrate-binding domain-containing protein codes for MKRILTTAAVAASALTVGHASADSVRIAHVTGFSGALEAYAEQTARGMEMGFEYATDGSMEVEGRAIDLMRKDDQGDPSRARALAEEAYAEDDAHFVVGSIASGVALAMLDVAEEWERIMIPEGVADGITGARHNRYVFRIGRNSSQDAVSNAVAVGGEGVCVSTIAQDYAFGRDGVAAYKEAMEAEGGEIVHEEYLPTDATDFTAAAERLFESLRDRDDCNDKYIFGIWAGQTNPFGRIQDLNPERYGITMSTGGNILPAMVGYSDFDGMEGATFYYYEHTENDMNQWLVDEHYERHDAAPDFFTAQGFSQAIAITEALRATGGSTDTEDLIDAFRGLEFDTPKGAMRIRPEDHQAMQSMFHFQIEAQRRSDWFAGDDEQTVGVPVLVREIPMDELDIPIRN; via the coding sequence ATGAAACGTATCCTGACTACCGCGGCGGTTGCCGCGTCGGCGCTCACGGTCGGCCACGCCTCGGCCGATTCCGTGCGCATTGCTCACGTGACCGGGTTTTCCGGTGCCCTGGAGGCCTACGCGGAACAGACGGCACGCGGGATGGAGATGGGGTTCGAGTACGCAACCGACGGCTCCATGGAGGTGGAGGGCCGCGCCATCGATCTCATGCGCAAGGACGACCAGGGGGACCCCTCCCGGGCGCGCGCGCTGGCCGAGGAGGCCTACGCCGAGGATGACGCCCACTTCGTGGTCGGCTCCATCGCCTCCGGCGTTGCCCTGGCCATGCTGGACGTGGCCGAGGAGTGGGAGCGGATCATGATCCCCGAGGGTGTCGCCGACGGCATCACCGGCGCGCGGCACAACCGCTACGTCTTCCGCATTGGCCGCAACTCCTCCCAGGACGCGGTCTCCAACGCCGTGGCCGTCGGTGGCGAGGGAGTCTGTGTGTCGACCATCGCCCAGGACTATGCCTTTGGCCGTGACGGTGTGGCGGCCTACAAGGAAGCCATGGAGGCGGAGGGTGGCGAGATCGTCCACGAGGAGTACTTGCCCACGGACGCCACCGACTTCACCGCGGCGGCGGAGCGGCTGTTCGAGTCCCTGCGTGACCGGGACGATTGCAACGACAAGTACATCTTCGGCATCTGGGCTGGCCAGACCAACCCGTTCGGCCGCATCCAGGACCTCAACCCGGAGCGCTACGGCATCACCATGAGCACCGGCGGCAACATCCTCCCGGCCATGGTCGGCTACTCGGACTTCGACGGCATGGAAGGGGCCACCTTCTATTACTACGAACACACCGAGAACGACATGAACCAGTGGCTGGTGGATGAGCACTATGAACGCCACGATGCCGCGCCGGACTTCTTCACCGCGCAGGGGTTCTCCCAGGCCATCGCCATCACCGAGGCGCTGCGGGCAACCGGCGGCTCCACCGATACCGAGGATCTGATCGACGCGTTCCGCGGGCTGGAGTTCGACACGCCCAAGGGTGCCATGCGCATCCGGCCGGAGGATCACCAGGCCATGCAGTCCATGTTCCACTTCCAGATCGAGGCGCAGCGGCGCAGTGACTGGTTCGCCGGTGACGACGAGCAGACCGTCGGCGTACCGGTACTGGTGCGCGAGATCCCCATGGACGAGCTGGACATCCCGATCCGTAACTGA
- a CDS encoding branched-chain amino acid ABC transporter permease encodes MIHSLLSGDYPRSRVLSVLLIAILVGLALGPFLFSGTVAFRTMGLIVVFILVVAAYDLMLGYTHVVSFAHLMFFGFGAYGVAMALDSMGSNFTAIAVGTGASLLLSIVVALLLGLLSLRVKAIFFALVTLAIAFSFMVLVNQLYTLTGGEDGMRVAVPRELGPAFRLDEPWTGFSIIGWVWGVITNPLNIAEVTRDAFFDVRANGRLLMYYVSFVVTLVLFIGMLRLVNSPFGRVLLAIRENEFRAEALGYRTVYYRTAVVVLASALATIGGVMFALVTRYITPESTLDFELAVFVLLMCVMGGMGTLYGAVVGATVFLIAQNYLQDLLGVLSGWMDQVPVLAMAAPLFGADRWLLWFGVLFVLSVYFFPTGIVGQLREWAARRSRAEAGQKAGDNADEPASHGA; translated from the coding sequence ATGATTCATTCACTGCTATCAGGCGATTACCCGCGCAGCCGCGTTCTGTCCGTGCTGCTGATTGCCATCCTCGTCGGGCTGGCCCTGGGGCCGTTCCTGTTCAGCGGCACCGTGGCGTTCCGGACCATGGGACTGATCGTCGTCTTCATTCTGGTGGTGGCGGCCTACGACCTGATGCTCGGATACACCCACGTGGTGTCGTTCGCGCACCTGATGTTCTTCGGCTTTGGCGCCTACGGGGTGGCCATGGCCCTGGACAGCATGGGGTCGAATTTCACCGCCATCGCCGTGGGTACGGGCGCAAGCCTGCTGTTGTCCATCGTGGTGGCCCTGCTTCTCGGCCTGCTGTCGTTACGGGTGAAAGCGATCTTCTTTGCCCTGGTGACGCTGGCCATCGCGTTCTCGTTCATGGTGCTGGTCAACCAGCTCTACACCCTGACCGGCGGCGAGGACGGCATGCGCGTGGCCGTGCCGCGAGAACTGGGTCCCGCCTTCCGGCTGGACGAGCCGTGGACCGGTTTCAGCATCATCGGCTGGGTCTGGGGGGTGATCACCAACCCGCTGAACATTGCCGAGGTGACCCGTGACGCGTTCTTCGACGTGCGCGCGAACGGGCGGCTGCTCATGTACTACGTGTCGTTCGTGGTCACGCTGGTGCTGTTCATCGGCATGCTGCGGCTCGTCAATTCGCCCTTCGGCCGCGTGCTGCTGGCGATCCGCGAGAACGAGTTCCGCGCCGAGGCGCTGGGCTACCGCACGGTGTACTACCGCACGGCCGTGGTGGTTCTGGCGTCGGCGCTGGCCACCATCGGTGGCGTGATGTTCGCCCTGGTGACCCGGTACATCACGCCGGAGAGCACGCTCGACTTCGAGCTGGCGGTGTTCGTGCTGCTGATGTGCGTCATGGGCGGCATGGGGACGCTCTATGGTGCGGTGGTCGGGGCGACGGTGTTTCTCATCGCCCAGAACTACCTGCAGGACCTGCTCGGCGTCCTGTCGGGCTGGATGGATCAGGTGCCGGTGCTGGCCATGGCCGCGCCGCTGTTCGGTGCCGATCGCTGGCTGCTGTGGTTCGGCGTGCTGTTCGTGCTCAGCGTCTATTTCTTCCCCACGGGGATCGTCGGCCAGCTGCGCGAGTGGGCCGCCCGGCGCTCGCGCGCGGAGGCGGGGCAGAAAGCCGGTGACAACGCCGACGAGCCCGCCAGCCACGGGGCGTGA
- a CDS encoding HDOD domain-containing protein: protein MDSIRQDVLEELVPLVELPEHALRQLAEEAEIEDHTARSVIFRKGSDDGWLRYVLSGAVVLVDDQGHRRTFTGTGDAGVYPEPLAGARPSAHHAVASTDVRLIRVPRDRVDALLDLARPPGYAVDELQPDADDPGEGLFYRLIDDLMSDRLDLPSMPNMALRVRQAVEQDDASASEVAKIIQADPALAARLIQIANSPAYGGQGTVDSLAVAITRLGLKATREMVLAVTLRSLFSSEHPLIHQRMTELWMHSALVAAICQVMARRLDGFNPQRALLAGLVHDIGIIPMLANAHRYPSLVENPGRLQDTVSEYRDQVGAMILRRWNFPDDMVDVPLAAEQWHRRAIDADYADLVIVAQLRALASVPGDDIPELTDTSAWRRLRRAGKDLGEDGDSILAEAREEIAQVQHLLLVR, encoded by the coding sequence ATGGATTCGATTCGTCAAGACGTTCTGGAAGAGCTGGTTCCCCTGGTTGAGCTGCCCGAGCACGCCCTGCGTCAGCTCGCCGAGGAGGCGGAAATCGAGGACCACACCGCACGCAGTGTCATTTTCCGCAAGGGGAGCGATGACGGCTGGCTGCGGTATGTGCTCTCCGGCGCCGTGGTGCTGGTGGACGACCAGGGCCACCGGCGAACGTTCACCGGCACGGGCGATGCCGGCGTGTACCCGGAACCCCTCGCCGGAGCCAGGCCCTCTGCGCATCACGCGGTCGCCAGCACGGACGTGCGCCTCATCAGGGTTCCGCGGGACCGGGTGGATGCCCTGCTCGATCTTGCCCGGCCCCCCGGTTACGCCGTGGACGAGCTGCAGCCCGACGCGGACGACCCGGGCGAGGGCCTGTTCTACCGGCTGATCGACGATCTCATGAGCGATCGCCTGGACCTCCCGAGCATGCCGAACATGGCGTTGCGGGTGCGCCAGGCCGTGGAACAGGACGACGCCTCCGCGAGCGAGGTGGCGAAAATTATCCAGGCCGATCCGGCGCTGGCAGCGCGGCTCATCCAGATTGCCAACAGCCCGGCGTACGGCGGGCAGGGCACCGTTGACTCCCTCGCGGTGGCGATTACCCGCCTCGGGCTCAAGGCGACGCGGGAGATGGTTCTGGCCGTGACCCTGCGCTCACTGTTCAGCTCCGAGCATCCGCTGATCCACCAGCGCATGACCGAGTTGTGGATGCACAGCGCGCTGGTGGCTGCGATCTGCCAGGTCATGGCCAGGCGCCTGGACGGGTTCAACCCGCAACGGGCCCTGCTGGCCGGGCTGGTCCACGATATCGGCATTATCCCGATGCTCGCGAACGCCCATCGCTACCCCTCGCTGGTGGAGAATCCCGGAAGGCTGCAGGACACCGTGTCGGAGTATCGCGACCAGGTCGGTGCCATGATCCTCCGTCGCTGGAACTTTCCGGACGACATGGTGGACGTTCCGCTCGCTGCGGAGCAGTGGCATCGCCGGGCCATCGACGCGGATTACGCCGACCTGGTGATCGTGGCGCAGCTCCGGGCGCTGGCCAGTGTGCCCGGGGATGACATCCCGGAACTCACCGACACCTCGGCCTGGCGGCGGTTGCGACGCGCGGGCAAGGATCTGGGGGAGGATGGCGACTCCATACTGGCGGAGGCGCGGGAGGAGATCGCCCAGGTGCAGCACCTGCTGCTGGTGCGATAG
- a CDS encoding AMP-binding protein: MNETTQDAKAAYDNQPWLASYGEGVDKEITPLPDRNIADLARRIANDNGDRTAFVTCLDNGLHGSLSFRDTDTLSDQFAAYLRFELGLEPGDRVAVQMPNCLSYPVAVFGIFKAGLVLVNVNPLYTPRETNHQLKDSGAKALLVFNLFGNNLKDAMDGTDVRHVIMAGAAEFFPLPRRLLINTVMKLKKMIPEPTAPSTPISQALATGKAHVGKLEKPVKRAPEDLAVLQYTGGTTGPAKGAMLTHGNLLANLAQTQTVSAPVITPGKETVLTALPLYHIFAFTNNLMGFYYNGCRNVLCPSPRPPSNLRKAFEKFEITQFAGVNVLFHALANEDWFKNNPPPLRQTVSGGTALHGSVAEEWKNLVGIVPVEGYGLSETSPVVSVNQPSGEIRLGTIGLPVPSTIVRIIDEDWNPVPPGEVGELAVKGPQVFQGYWNKPDETDAVLQDGFFRTGDMARMEDGGFFRIVDRKKDMIDVSGFNVYPNEVEEVLSEHPDIDEAAVIGIPNDEAGGEIVRAYVVTSNKSLKPEDVIEFARKNLTGYKVPKEVHFADDLPKTAVGKILRKDLRNEALKNNG, translated from the coding sequence ATGAACGAGACGACGCAAGACGCCAAGGCAGCTTACGACAACCAGCCCTGGCTCGCCTCCTATGGTGAAGGCGTGGACAAGGAAATCACACCGCTGCCGGACCGCAACATCGCGGATCTGGCGCGTCGCATCGCAAACGACAACGGCGATCGCACTGCCTTCGTCACCTGCCTGGACAACGGCCTGCACGGCTCCCTGAGCTTCCGCGACACTGACACCCTTTCCGATCAGTTCGCGGCCTACCTGCGCTTCGAGCTCGGTCTGGAGCCCGGCGACAGGGTCGCCGTGCAGATGCCGAACTGCCTGTCCTACCCCGTTGCCGTGTTCGGCATCTTCAAGGCCGGGCTGGTGCTGGTGAACGTCAACCCGCTGTACACGCCCCGGGAGACCAACCACCAGCTCAAGGACAGCGGCGCCAAGGCCCTGCTGGTCTTCAACCTGTTCGGCAACAACCTCAAGGACGCCATGGACGGTACCGACGTCCGGCACGTGATCATGGCCGGCGCCGCGGAGTTCTTCCCGTTGCCGCGCCGGCTGCTCATCAACACGGTGATGAAGCTGAAGAAGATGATCCCGGAGCCCACGGCGCCGAGCACCCCGATCAGCCAGGCCCTGGCAACCGGCAAGGCGCATGTGGGCAAGCTGGAGAAGCCCGTGAAACGGGCGCCGGAGGACCTGGCAGTGCTCCAGTACACCGGCGGCACCACCGGCCCGGCCAAGGGTGCGATGCTCACCCACGGCAACCTGCTCGCCAACCTGGCACAGACCCAGACCGTCTCCGCGCCGGTGATCACCCCGGGCAAGGAAACCGTGCTCACGGCCCTGCCGCTCTACCACATCTTCGCCTTCACCAATAACCTCATGGGCTTCTACTACAACGGCTGCCGCAACGTGCTGTGCCCGTCCCCGCGGCCGCCGAGCAATCTGCGCAAGGCGTTCGAGAAGTTCGAGATCACGCAGTTCGCCGGGGTCAACGTGCTGTTCCACGCCCTGGCCAACGAGGACTGGTTCAAGAACAACCCGCCGCCCCTGCGCCAGACCGTCTCCGGCGGCACCGCCCTGCACGGATCGGTGGCGGAGGAATGGAAGAACCTCGTCGGCATTGTGCCGGTCGAGGGCTACGGCCTCTCCGAGACCAGCCCGGTGGTGTCCGTGAACCAGCCCAGCGGCGAAATCCGCCTGGGCACCATTGGCCTGCCCGTACCCAGCACCATCGTGCGCATCATCGACGAGGACTGGAACCCGGTCCCGCCCGGTGAGGTGGGCGAGCTGGCGGTCAAGGGGCCGCAGGTCTTCCAGGGCTACTGGAACAAGCCCGACGAGACGGACGCGGTGCTGCAGGACGGGTTCTTCCGCACCGGCGACATGGCCCGGATGGAAGACGGCGGCTTCTTCCGGATCGTCGACCGCAAGAAGGACATGATCGACGTCAGCGGTTTCAACGTGTACCCCAACGAGGTCGAGGAGGTCCTGAGCGAGCACCCGGACATCGACGAAGCCGCGGTCATCGGCATTCCCAACGACGAAGCCGGCGGTGAAATCGTCCGCGCCTACGTGGTCACCAGCAACAAGTCGCTGAAGCCGGAGGACGTGATCGAGTTCGCCCGCAAGAACCTCACCGGCTACAAGGTGCCGAAGGAGGTTCACTTCGCCGACGATCTGCCGAAGACGGCCGTGGGCAAGATTCTGCGCAAGGACCTGCGCAACGAGGCCCTGAAGAACAACGGCTGA
- a CDS encoding patatin-like phospholipase family protein, whose product MGWLSHARDQFIGMPRVRLNLALQGGGSHGAFTWGVLDRLLDERRIGYDGLSGASAGAINAVAFANGYLDGGREGARNSLERLWRTVSEQAQLGPLQATPLDYLLHGWNRDWSPGFLLVNSLTRMASPYQLNPTGYNPLLRVLADTVDFERLRRDPRLRLFVSATQVRTGKLRLFRNSELTPETVAASACLPLLFHAIEIDGEPYWDGGYTANPALWPLVLECRAKDLLLVQLTPPERRDLPTSVPEIVDRANEIAFNANLMRELEVLGMLRKGIAAVHHGLPWRAHRLHAIDTGTVTEGMGRNSRINADWNFLCHMRDEGRAAAEAWLQRCGGHLGRRSSFETGA is encoded by the coding sequence ATGGGCTGGCTGAGTCACGCGCGCGATCAGTTCATCGGCATGCCGAGGGTTCGGCTGAACCTCGCCCTGCAGGGCGGCGGCAGCCATGGTGCATTCACCTGGGGGGTCCTCGACCGGCTGCTGGATGAACGGCGCATCGGCTACGATGGCCTCAGCGGTGCCAGCGCCGGCGCCATCAACGCGGTGGCATTTGCCAACGGCTACCTGGACGGCGGGCGCGAAGGGGCGCGCAACAGCCTGGAGCGTCTCTGGCGCACGGTCAGCGAACAGGCTCAGCTGGGCCCGCTGCAAGCGACTCCGCTGGACTACCTGCTGCACGGCTGGAACCGGGACTGGTCGCCCGGTTTTCTGCTGGTCAACAGCCTGACCCGCATGGCGTCGCCCTATCAACTGAACCCCACCGGCTACAATCCGCTGCTGCGAGTGCTCGCGGACACCGTGGACTTCGAGCGCCTGCGCCGTGACCCGCGGCTGCGGCTGTTCGTCTCGGCGACGCAGGTCCGCACCGGCAAGCTGCGGCTGTTCCGCAACAGCGAGCTCACACCGGAGACGGTGGCCGCCTCCGCCTGTCTGCCCCTGCTCTTCCACGCCATCGAGATTGATGGTGAGCCGTACTGGGATGGCGGCTATACCGCCAATCCGGCGCTCTGGCCGCTGGTGCTGGAGTGCCGCGCCAAGGACCTGCTGCTGGTGCAGCTGACGCCGCCGGAGCGCCGGGATCTGCCCACCAGCGTCCCCGAGATCGTCGATCGGGCCAACGAAATCGCCTTCAACGCGAACCTGATGCGGGAACTGGAAGTGCTCGGCATGCTGCGCAAGGGCATTGCCGCGGTCCACCACGGCCTGCCGTGGCGCGCCCACCGGCTGCACGCCATCGACACCGGTACGGTCACGGAGGGCATGGGGCGCAACAGCCGCATCAATGCGGACTGGAACTTCCTCTGCCACATGCGCGACGAAGGGCGCGCTGCGGCGGAGGCGTGGCTGCAGCGCTGCGGCGGCCACCTGGGCCGCCGCAGCTCCTTCGAGACGGGCGCCTGA